GTGATGTTGTCACCCAGCACCGCCAGCGGGCGCATGCCTTTCAGGCTGCGCTCACCTGCCATCGCTCCTTCCCCCTCTTCATCCCAATAGGGCGGGCGGCGGATGTAGGTGCTCATCGGGCGCCAGTTGTACAGCGGCTCGCCCTTCTCTGCTTCCGCTTTGCTCAGGTCAAACATCGGGATGTAGACCTCGCGGAACTGCTCGGGCTTCACGCTCTGTTTGACGATCGCGTCGATCTCCTCGTCGCTCGGCCAGATGTCTTTCAGGGTCACCGGGTTGCCGTCTTTGTCGTGGCCCAGTACATCTTTTTCGATATCGAAGCGGATGGTGCCGGCGATGGCGTAGGCAACGACCAACGGCGGTGAAGCCAAAAAGGCCTGCTTGGCGTAGGGATGGATACGGCCATCGAAGTTGCGGTTGCCGGACAGTACGGCAGTGGCGTACAGGTCGCGGTCGATGACTTCTTGCTGGATTTTCGGGTCCAGCGCGCCGCTCATGCCGTTACAGGTGGTGCAGGCAAAGGCAACCACATCGAAGCCCTGTTGCTGCAGCTCCGGCAGCAGGTCGGCTTCTTCCAGGTACATTTTTACGGTTTTGGAACCGGGTGCCAGGGAGGTTTTCACCCAGGGCTTGCGGGTGAGGCCGAGTTTGTTGGCGTTGCGCGCGATCAGGCCCGCGGCAATCATGTTACGCGGGTTGCTGGTGTTGGTGCAGCTGGTGATCGCGGCGATGATCACTGCGCCGTCCGGCATCTCGCCTTCTTTCTCTTCCCATTCCTTGGCAATACCACGGTTGGCCAGTTCGGACACCGGCAGCAGTGCGTGTGGGTTGGATGGGCCGGCAAGGTTGCGGCCTACGGTGGAGAGGTCGAACTTGAGTACGCGCTCGTATTCGGCTCCCTTTAAAGTGTCTGCCCAGAGGCCGGTTTCCTTCGCGAACTTTTCTACCAGGGCTACCTGCTCGTCGTCGCGGCCGGTGAGCTTCAGATAGTCGATGGTCTGCTCGTCGATGGCGAACATACCGGCGGTGGCGCCGTACTCGGGCGTCATGTTGGCGATGGTGGCGCGGTCGCCCAGGCTCAGGCTGGAGGCGCCTTCGCCGAAGAATTCGAGATACGCACCCACTACGCGCTCGCGGCGCAGGAATTCGGTCAGCGCCAGTACCATGTCGGTGCCGGTGATACCGGGCTGCAGTTTGCCGGTCAGCTCGACGCCGACGATGTCGGGCAGGCGCATGTAGGAGGCGCGGCCGAGCATGACGCTTTCGGCCTCTAAACCGCCCACGCCCACGGAGATGACGCCGAGCGCATCCACCATCGGGGTGTGGCTGTCGGTGCCGACGCAGGTATCCGGGAAGGCGACACCCTCTTTCACCTGCACCACCGGAGACATTTTCTCCAGGTTGATCTGGTGCATGATGCCGTTGCCGGGAGGGATGACGTCGACGTTTTCAAATGCGGTTTTGGTCCAGTTGATGAAGTGGAAGCGGTCTTCGTTGCGGCGCTCTTCCACGGCGCGGTTCTTTTCGAACGCGTCTTTTTCAAAACCGGGGTGCTCGACGGCCAGGGAGTGGTCGACGATCAGCTGGGTGGGCACGACCGGGTTTACCTTGGCGGGGTCACCGCCCTTCTCGGCGATGGCGTCGCGCAGGCCGGCGAGGTCCACCAGTGCGGTCTGGCCGAGAATATCGTGGCAGACGACGCGCGCGGGGAACCAGGGGAAGTCGAGGTCGCGCTTGCGTTCGATGATCTGCTTGAGGGCATCGGTGAGTTTTTCTGGCTCGCAGCGACGCACGAGGTTTTCTGCCAGGATACGGGAGGTATACGGCAGTTTTTCATAGCTACCCGGCTGAATGTTTTCGACCGCTTCTCTTGTGTCGAAATAATCCAGGTCTGTGCCGGGGAGTTTTTTGCGGAATTCGGTGTTCATGTCAATCACGCTCGGATTGGAATCAGGCTCGCCGTAGGGCGGATAAGCGAATGCGCATCCGCCGCGATGGTTGGTGGATGCGCTTTGCTTATCCACCCTACTGCTGTGTGCGCTGCAAAAGCCTGCCTTACAGGCGAACAGTCTTGTGCTTTGTAGCTGTTCGCTTGCGCGGCAAGCTCCTGCATGTGCGCGGTTTAGCCGCGTTCTGAAATCGGCGTTACTTTACGCGGCTCTGGGCCGACGTACTCGGCACTCGGGCGGATGATGCGGTTGTCGGCGCGCTGTTCGAATACGTGGGCGGCCCAGCCGGTTACGCGGGACATTACGAAGATCGGCGTAAACAGTTTGGTGGGGATGCCCATGAAGTGGTACGCGGAGGCGTGGAAAAAGTCGGCGTTACAGAACAGCTTCTTCTCGCGCCACATGACTTGTTCGCAGCGTACGGATACCGGGTACAGCACGTCGTCGCCGACGTCGGCAGCCAGCTTCTCGGACCACTGCTTGATGATGGCGTTGCGCGGGTCGGATTCGGTGTAGACCGCGTGGCCGAAGCCCATGATTTTTTCCTTGCGCTCCAGCATGCCCAGCAGTTCTTTTTCGGCTTCGTCGGCAGAGGAGAAACGCTCGATCAGTTCCATCGCCGCTTCGTTGGCGCCACCGTGCAGCGGGCCGCGCAGGGAACCGATGGCGCCGGTGATGCAGCTGAACAGGTCAGACAGGGTGGAGGCACAGACGCGCGCGGTGAAGGTGGAGGCGTTGAACTCGTGCTCTGCATAGAGGATCAGGGAGACGTTCATTACCTGTGCGTGCAGGTCGTTGGGCTTTTCGCCGCGCAGCATATGCAGGAAGTGGCCGCCGATGGAGTCGTCATCGGTTTCGGTTTCGATGCGCACGCCGTCGTGGGTGAAGCGATACCAGTAACAGATGATGGACGGGAATGCGGCCAGCAGGCGGTTGGCGCGGTCCTGTTGCTGTTCAAACGATTCTTCGCCTTCCAGGTTGCCCAGCATGGAGCAGCCGGTGCGCATGACGTCCATGGGGTGTGCGTCGGCGGGGATGCGCTCCAGCACTTCGCGCAGGGCCTGCGGCAGGCCGCGCATGGTTTTCAGGGTGCCTTTGTAGTCCGCCAGCTGGGCGACGGTGGGCAATTCGCCGTTAAAGATCAGGTAGGCAACTTCTTCGAACTCGCAGTGTTCTGCCAGGTCTTTGACGTCGTAGCCGCAGTAGGTCAGGCCGGAGCCGGATACGCCTACGGTGGACAGTGCGGTTTTACCAGCGACCTGGCCGCGAAGGCCTGCTCCGCCAACTTTTTTCTCTGCCATCGTTATTTCCCCTTTATCTCTTTGTGAATGGTGGATGCGCTTTGCTTATCCACCCTACGGGTTTGGATTCGTGTCTCTTGCCTGGTGGATGCGCTGCGCTTATCCAACCTACGGGTTCGGGGTTTCCGATTTTGTAGGGGGGATAAGCGCAGCGCATCCACCAATATTTACCGCTTACTTTTTGAAGAGCGCGTCGAGCTTGTCTTCGAACTCGTGGTAGTTCAGGTAGTCGTACAGTTCGGCGCGGGTCTGCATGGTGTCGACCACCGCTTGCTGGTCGCCATTGGCCAGGATGCTGGTGTAGACGTTTTCCGCGGCCTTGTTCATGGCGCGGAAGGCGGACAGCGGGTACAGCACCATGTCGGCACCGGATTCGCCCAGCTCGGCCTTGTTGTACAGCTTGGTTTTGCCGAACTCGGTGATGTTGGCGAGGATCGGTACGTTCAGTGCGTCTTTGAACGCGCGGTAGTGTTCCAGTTCGGTCACGGCTTCGGCGAAGATGCCGTCGGCGCCGGCTTCGATGCAGGCCTGGGCGCGTTCGATAGCGGCTTCCAGGCCTTCCTGCGCGAAGGCGTCGGTGCGGGCCATGATGAAGAAGTCGTCGTCGGTGCGCGCGTCAACGGCGGCCTTGATGCGGTCGACCATTTCCGCTTTGGAGACAATCTCTTTGTTCGGGCGGTGGCCGCAACGCTTCTGCGCAACCTGGTCTTCGATATGTACCGCGGCAGCGCCGGCGCGGATCATTTCCTTGATGGTGCGGGCAATGTTGAACGCCCCACCCCAGCCGGTATCGATATCCACCAGCAGCGGCAGGCTGGAGGCGGCGGTAATGCGGCGTACGTCTTCCAGTACGTTTTCGAGGCTGGTCATACCCAGGTCCGGCAGGCCGTAGGAGGCATTCGCCACACCGGCACCGGACAGGTAGATGGCCTGGTGGCCGATGCGCTCGGCCATGATGGCGGTGTAGGCGTTGATGGTGCCCACGACCTGCAGTGGCTGCTTGTCTTTCAGGGCCTGGCGAAAGCGTGCGCCGGCGGATTCTGTTCTGCTCATAGGCTGCCCCTGTTCTCTCATTTAATCGGTTTGGGAAAGTTTCTTTTCGATGTTGCTGCGCGACGCCCGAATGTGGCGGCGCATCAGGATTTCGGCCAGTTCGCCGTCGCCGGCTTCGATGGCTTCAATGATGTGGCTGTGTTCGCGGAAGGCGCGGTGCGCGCGCGGGCTGGCCATGCCCAGCTGGTAGCGGTACATGCGCACGCGGTAGTAAAGCTTGTTGCACAGGGTGTCGATCAGCAGGTCGTTGTGGGAGGCCTGCACGATGCGGAAGTGGAAGTCGAAGTCCCCTTCTGGCTGGAAATAGGCGGTCCCCTTTTGCAGTTCTTCCTGCTGTTCGTGGCGGGCGAGCATCTGGCGCAGTTCGGCGAGGTCTTCCTGCGAGCGGTTTTCTGCCGCCAGGCGACAGGCCATGCCTTCAAGCGCCTCACGCACGTCGTAAATTTCCAGCAGGCCGCGTTCGGTGAGGTCGACGACCCGTGCGCCCACATTGACGCGGCGCTCGATCAGGCTGAGTGATTCCAGGCGCATCAACGCTTCGCGCAGGCTGCCGCGGCTGGCATCAAACCGACGCGCCAGTTCTGGCTCGCTGATTTTGCTGCCCGCGGCGATCTGGCCCTCGACAATCTCACTGCGCAGGGTGAGGAACAGGCGGTCGGCAAGGCTCTGGGAGCCACGGGCCGCCTTGGTGCTGCCAGTAGTGCTGTCCGCGTGACCCGCGATATCACTGCTGGCCACGGCACCCTCGGCCGATGTTTTTTGCCCTTGCCCATCCATTCTCTACCACCCCGGTCGCGAGACCGCTCGTCCAATGCTTGCCGGTGTTGTGCAAATCACACCAGATTGTCGACACTTTATAGGAACGAAGAGCTTAAATAGCCAGTTTTTATGCGTCAACCCTAAATTTTGTCAACACATTGCCATTTTCATGCTGACTTACTGGTCAGACTGGGGCACGGGAGCAATTTATTGCCCCGCGGGGGCCGTTGGCGAGAATAGTAGTCTTGAAAAAGTGATATAGGCATAATAGCGCCCGCATTGGCTGCATTGGCCGCCGCGAGGCATCAAGCAGCGCTGATCACTCTATTCTTAATAGGGTAACCGGGGTGCGAACTGCCAGGGTCGAGCGTTCCCGGTCGAGAAGATGAGTCGCGATTCTCATTCGCGGAGATTAATCGAGAGTATCGAGCAGATTTGAATCATGCCTAAGAGTGTTATCAGGCGCTGGCTGCCAACTCCCGAACAAGTGCGTGCAAATAACGGCCTGAAGATACTCGGCACCCTGCTGCACGACCCCAACCTGTTTCACCTCAACCGCCATTCTGTGTCTGTCGCGTTTGCGGTGGGCATCTTTACCGCCTTCCTTCCCCTGCCCGGCCAGATGCTGATTGCCGCCCTGCTGGCACTGTGGTTCCGCTGCAACCTGCCGCTGTCGATGGCGCTGGTATGGATCAGCAACCCGGTGACCATGCCGGCCATTTTTTACAGTACCTACAAGCTCGGTGCCTGGTTGCTCGGCACGCCACCCATGCCGTTCAAAATAGAATTGTCTTGGGAGTGGTTGACGGAGGAAGTGGGAAGAATCTGGCTGCCGCTGTTTTCCGGCTCGCTGATCGCCGGCATCTTTTTTGCTGCCGTGGCCTACTTTGTGATGCAGGCGATCTGGCGCTGGCAGGTGGTCAAACGCTGGAAGGCTCGGCTGGCGCAGCGCAAGACGCAGCTCAGCGAAAACAACTGAGCCCGCGCCACGCCCTGCCGTTAGAAATCCTGACGCAATGCCGCAGCCGGCTGTACGCGGCTCGCCTGAAAGGCGGGATACAGCGTGGCAATCAGACTGAGCAGGAAGCCTGCACCCACCACCAGGGCGACATCGCCCCACTCCAGTTCGGAGGGCAGGTAATCGACCGGATAGACGTCGGACTTGAGGAACTGGATACCGAATAACGATTCCAATCCCGCCACCGCATCGGTGACCACCAGCGAGCCAAGCACACCCAGTG
The nucleotide sequence above comes from Microbulbifer salipaludis. Encoded proteins:
- a CDS encoding DUF2062 domain-containing protein, producing the protein MPKSVIRRWLPTPEQVRANNGLKILGTLLHDPNLFHLNRHSVSVAFAVGIFTAFLPLPGQMLIAALLALWFRCNLPLSMALVWISNPVTMPAIFYSTYKLGAWLLGTPPMPFKIELSWEWLTEEVGRIWLPLFSGSLIAGIFFAAVAYFVMQAIWRWQVVKRWKARLAQRKTQLSENN
- a CDS encoding GntR family transcriptional regulator, producing MDGQGQKTSAEGAVASSDIAGHADSTTGSTKAARGSQSLADRLFLTLRSEIVEGQIAAGSKISEPELARRFDASRGSLREALMRLESLSLIERRVNVGARVVDLTERGLLEIYDVREALEGMACRLAAENRSQEDLAELRQMLARHEQQEELQKGTAYFQPEGDFDFHFRIVQASHNDLLIDTLCNKLYYRVRMYRYQLGMASPRAHRAFREHSHIIEAIEAGDGELAEILMRRHIRASRSNIEKKLSQTD
- the acnD gene encoding Fe/S-dependent 2-methylisocitrate dehydratase AcnD — its product is MNTEFRKKLPGTDLDYFDTREAVENIQPGSYEKLPYTSRILAENLVRRCEPEKLTDALKQIIERKRDLDFPWFPARVVCHDILGQTALVDLAGLRDAIAEKGGDPAKVNPVVPTQLIVDHSLAVEHPGFEKDAFEKNRAVEERRNEDRFHFINWTKTAFENVDVIPPGNGIMHQINLEKMSPVVQVKEGVAFPDTCVGTDSHTPMVDALGVISVGVGGLEAESVMLGRASYMRLPDIVGVELTGKLQPGITGTDMVLALTEFLRRERVVGAYLEFFGEGASSLSLGDRATIANMTPEYGATAGMFAIDEQTIDYLKLTGRDDEQVALVEKFAKETGLWADTLKGAEYERVLKFDLSTVGRNLAGPSNPHALLPVSELANRGIAKEWEEKEGEMPDGAVIIAAITSCTNTSNPRNMIAAGLIARNANKLGLTRKPWVKTSLAPGSKTVKMYLEEADLLPELQQQGFDVVAFACTTCNGMSGALDPKIQQEVIDRDLYATAVLSGNRNFDGRIHPYAKQAFLASPPLVVAYAIAGTIRFDIEKDVLGHDKDGNPVTLKDIWPSDEEIDAIVKQSVKPEQFREVYIPMFDLSKAEAEKGEPLYNWRPMSTYIRRPPYWDEEGEGAMAGERSLKGMRPLAVLGDNITTDHLSPSNAILASSAAGEYLAKMGLPEEDFNSYATHRGDHLTAQRATFANPKLLNEMVRDDNGAVKQGSLARIEPEGKVTRMWEAIETYMDRKQPLIIIAGADYGQGSSRDWAAKGVRLAGVEAIVAEGFERIHRTNLIGMGVLPLEFQPGTTRETLRLDGTETYDVIGDRTPGTTLTLLIHRKDGETVEAPVKCRLDTQEEVSIYEAGGVLQRFANDFLESEARA
- the prpB gene encoding methylisocitrate lyase gives rise to the protein MSRTESAGARFRQALKDKQPLQVVGTINAYTAIMAERIGHQAIYLSGAGVANASYGLPDLGMTSLENVLEDVRRITAASSLPLLVDIDTGWGGAFNIARTIKEMIRAGAAAVHIEDQVAQKRCGHRPNKEIVSKAEMVDRIKAAVDARTDDDFFIMARTDAFAQEGLEAAIERAQACIEAGADGIFAEAVTELEHYRAFKDALNVPILANITEFGKTKLYNKAELGESGADMVLYPLSAFRAMNKAAENVYTSILANGDQQAVVDTMQTRAELYDYLNYHEFEDKLDALFKK
- the prpC gene encoding bifunctional 2-methylcitrate synthase/citrate synthase; this encodes MAEKKVGGAGLRGQVAGKTALSTVGVSGSGLTYCGYDVKDLAEHCEFEEVAYLIFNGELPTVAQLADYKGTLKTMRGLPQALREVLERIPADAHPMDVMRTGCSMLGNLEGEESFEQQQDRANRLLAAFPSIICYWYRFTHDGVRIETETDDDSIGGHFLHMLRGEKPNDLHAQVMNVSLILYAEHEFNASTFTARVCASTLSDLFSCITGAIGSLRGPLHGGANEAAMELIERFSSADEAEKELLGMLERKEKIMGFGHAVYTESDPRNAIIKQWSEKLAADVGDDVLYPVSVRCEQVMWREKKLFCNADFFHASAYHFMGIPTKLFTPIFVMSRVTGWAAHVFEQRADNRIIRPSAEYVGPEPRKVTPISERG